The following coding sequences are from one Ornithorhynchus anatinus isolate Pmale09 chromosome 11, mOrnAna1.pri.v4, whole genome shotgun sequence window:
- the LOC100080567 gene encoding translational activator of cytochrome c oxidase 1 produces MAAIVALRRAAARWALVLAEPGRGSSPSARPLWLRAAGPPRARTLHLSAAASAGHNKWSKVRHIKGPKDEAKSRVFSKLALMIRYAVKEGGPKPEFNPSLANLLEICRSKNMPKSTIETALKNVKDKDAYLLFEGRGPGGSSLLIEALSSNSQKCHAHLKQILSKNGGLMADGARHAFDKKGVIAVGLEDREKRSVNLERALELAIEAGAEDVREAEDDEGRDRFQFICDVPSLHRVRRRLADLGLCPVACSLEFIPHTAVQLAGRDLETAARLIEALSGYEDVIRVFDNIE; encoded by the exons ATGGCCGCCATCGTGGCCCTGAGGAGAGCAGCCGCCCGCTGGGCCCTGGTCCTGGCGGAGCCCGGCCGGGGGTCGTCCCCCTCAGCCCGGCCCCTCTGGCTCCGAGCCGccgggcccccccgggcccggaccctCCACCTGTCCGCCGCGGCCTCGGCCGGGCACAACAAGTGGTCCAAGGTCCGGCACATCAAGGGCCCGAAGGACGAGGCCAAAAGCCGGGTGTTCTCCAAACTCGCGCTGATGATCAGATACGCCGTCAAAG AGGGGGGGCCCAAACCCGAGTTCAACCCAAGCCTGGCAAACCTCCTGGAAATATGCCGGAGCAAGAACATGCCCAAGTCGACGATTGAGACCGCGCTGAAGAATGTG AAAGACAAGGACGCGTATTTGCTGTTCGAAGGCCGCGGCCCAGGCGGCTCCTCCCTGCTCATCGAGGCCCTTTCCAGCAACAGCCAGAAGTGCCACGCCCACCTCAAACAGATCCTGAGCAAGAACGG GGGGTTGATGGCGGACGGGGCGCGCCACGCCTTCGACAAGAAGGGGGTGATTGCGGTGGGGCTGGAGGACCGGGAGAAGAGGAGCGTGAACCTGGAACGAGCCCTGGAGCTGGCCATCGAGGCGGGCGCCGAGGACGTGAGGGAGGCCGAGGACGACGAGGGCCGCGACCGCTTCCAG TTCATCTGCGACGTGCCCTCGCTGCATCGAGTGAGACGGCGGCTGGCCGATCTGGGCCTGTGCCCCGTGGCCTGCTCCCTGGAGTTCATCCCCCACACGGCGGTGCAGCTGGCCGGCCGAGACCTGGAGACGGCGGCCCGGCTCATCGAGGCGCTCAGCGGCTACGAGGACGTCATCCGGGTCTTCGACAACATCGAGTAg